One window from the genome of Andrena cerasifolii isolate SP2316 chromosome 3, iyAndCera1_principal, whole genome shotgun sequence encodes:
- the LOC143366695 gene encoding uncharacterized protein F58A4.6, giving the protein MDNSIKLIVHEGSSVLDSIIVAPHSATRYEQKAGRKKTTGQADANIRKVNENNTITISKIRLNKKGYNAYLVSAYVVTLIRSQTYRSSAHKTLLQYLTYKFSDDTNSMIIFMRLRTPKRQFLDRMWNERMTQMTLERREVDHAMSWLSTLGGAFSALGDEFHHCAEIAGKISVKQFELALRLGDPLLVARCQLYAALSLIQQGHLKTARKTVRSIYKFSINQNDIRLQKMCHGIWAKLQYYHKKQKERHKAC; this is encoded by the exons ATggataattcaataaaattgatCGTACACGAAGGCAGCTCAGTTCTTGACAGTATTATTGTCGCACCCCACTCTGCCACCAGATATGAGCAGAAAGCAGGAAGAAAGAAGACTACAGGTCAAGCTGATGCTAACATACGTAAAGTCAATGAAAATAACACGATAACAATAAGCAAAATCCGTTTAAATAAGAAAGGATATAACGCGTATCTTGTATCAGCGTACGTTGTAACGTTAATAAGATCACAGACATATCGTAGCAGTGCGCATAAAACTTTATTACAATACTTAACGTACAAATTCTCAGATGATACTAATTCGATGATTATCTTCATGAGACTACGTACGCCGAAGAGACAATTTTTAGATCGCATGTG GAACGAAAGGATGACGCAGATGACTTTGGAGAGGAGAGAAGTCGATCATGCTATGTCTTGGTTATCTACTTTAGGTGGAGCATTTTCTGCTCTAGGAGATGAATTTCACCACTGC GCTGAAATAGCAGGAAAAATTTCTGTAAAGCAGTTTGAATTAGCACTCCGCCTTGGTGATCCCCTTTTGGTTGCTCGTTGTCAATTATACGCTGCCTTAAGTTTAATTCAACAAGGCCACTTAAAAACGGCGAGAAAAACAGTAAGGagtatttataaattttcaattaaccaGAATGATATTCGCTTGCAAAAAATGTGTCATGGTATATGGGCTAAACTTCAATATTATCACAAGAAGCAGAAAGAACGACATAAAGCTTGTTAG
- the LOC143366687 gene encoding bleomycin hydrolase — protein sequence MVASAGALTSEVISQLRSKFYEDRRNTLAQNVCTRINPLEACISRKVLEKSQHVFTHKIETEGKPMTNQKSSGRCWIFSILNVIRTVFMKQHNLDEFEFSQAYLFFWDKVERCNYFLHNIVKTARRNEPVEGRLVSFLLHDPVCDGGQWDMIVNLINRHGLVPKACFPDSHCCEFSSRMNGILKSKLREYSKVLRDMVSKEASDEELEAQIVEQMVVIYRIIGICLGVPSETITWEYYDESKAYKCIGPITPLQFYEEHVKPYYNVNDKVCLITDPRPSNSYGKLYTIDCLGNVVGGRPTLYNNQPPELLMKLCAESIKNNEPVWFGCDVNKRLVGKQGIQDIKAYDFESLFGTDIQVNLTKADRLLYGDSMMVHAMAFTAVSIDKEGKIKKFRVENSWGDEQGQKGYQLLTSEWFSEFVFEAVIDKKLVPADVLDVFKQEPITLPAWDPMGTLAH from the exons ATGGTCGCCT CTGCGGGTGCTTTGACTTCGGAAGTTATAAGTCAATTACGGTCAAAATTTTACGAGGACAGGCGCAATACCTTGGCACAAAATGTGTGCACAAGGATCAATCCGTTGGAGGCCTGTATTTCACGAAAGGTTCTGGAGAAGTCGCAACACGTCTTCACTCATAAGATTGAAACGGAAGGGAAGCCCATGACGAATCAGAAAAGTTCAGGACGATGTtggatattttcaattttaaatgttATACGAACTGTCTTTATGAAGCAACACAATTTGGATGAATTCGAATTTAGTCAAGCTTACCTGTTTTTCTGGGATAAG GTCGAGCGATGCAACTATTTTCTGCATAATATCGTGAAAACTGCTAGACGAAATGAACCAGTCGAGGGTCGCCTGGTGTCGTTCCTGTTACACGACCCTGTCTGTGACGGAGGACAGTGGGATATGATCGTAAACCTGATAAATCGACACGGTCTTGTTCCCAAAGCGTGCTTCCCAGACTCGCACTGCTGCGAATTCAGCTCCCGCATGAACGGCATTTTGAAAAGTAAACTCAGGGAATACTCCAAAGTTCTGAGGGACATGGTATCTAAAGAAGCATCGGACGAAGAACTAGAAGCTCAGATCGTGGAACAAATGGTCGTGATCTATCGAATAATTGGTATCTGTTTAGGCGTACCTTCCGAAACGATCACTTGGGAATATTATGACGAATCGAAAGCTTACAAGTGCATTGGACCAATTACGCCATTGCAGTTTTACGAGGAGCACGTAAAACCGTATTATAATGTAAATGATAAAGTATGCTTAATAACAGATCCAAGACCGTCTAATTCGTACGGAAAGCTTTATACGATAGATTGTTTAGGAAATGTTGTTGGCGGAAGACCTACATTGTACAATAATCAACCACCTGAATTGTTAATGAAATTATGCGCAGAGAGCATAAAAAATAACGAGCCTGTATGGTTTGGATGTGATGTAAACAAACGATTAGTCGGCAAGCAAGGTATACAGGACATAAAAGCTTATGATTTTGAATCGCtgtttggaaccgatattcaagttAATCTTACGAAAGCGGATAGATTACTTTACGGAGACTCTATGATGGTTCACGCAATGGCATTTACAGCCGTTTCGATCGAT AAGGAAGGCAAGATTAAAAAGTTTAGAGTAGAAAATTCTTGGGGAGATGAGCAGGGACAAAAAGGGTACCAATTGTTAACATCTGAATGGTTTTCTGAATTTGTTTTCGAAGCTGTTATCGATAAGAAATTAGTACCTGCAGACGTTTTGGATGTGTTTAAACAGGAACCCATTACATTACCTGCGTGGGATCCCATGGGTACCCTTGCTCACTGA
- the Egh gene encoding beta-1,4-mannosyltransferase egh — protein sequence MLNSVTKHILHCCLLFIVITVFELVFGGIKWNTDKSEQLNPWVEYGFVGALTLYLLRVLTFLSFPQVIFNFVGLTIYNAFPDKVVLKGSPLLAPFICIRIVTRGDYPQLVKANVKRNLNKCIETGLENFQIEVVSDKPIGLSPHRRVREVVVPMNYRTSSGALFKARALQYCLETSVNELADHDWIVHLDEETLLTENSVRGILNFVLDGKHEFGQGLITYANEDVINWITTLADSFRVADDMGKLRLQFTMFHRPFFSMKGSYVVTQMGAERDVSFNNGLDGSVAEDCFFAMKAYTKGYTFNFIDGEMWEKSPFSLWDFIQQRKRWLQGILLVVHSKAIPLNKKLLLGISCYSWVTMPLSTSNIVLAGVYPIVCPPLIDFLCAFIGAVNIYMYVFGVVKSFSLYRFGIARFILCICGALSTIPFNLIIENVAVIWGLLGKKHKFYVVKKEYKTTMTV from the exons ATGCTGAACAGTGTAACAAAGCACATTTTACACTGCTGTTTATTATTTATCGTTATAACCGTTTTCGAATTGGTGTTCGGTGGAATCAAATGGAACACTGACAAGAGCGAACAATTAAATCCATGGGTCGAGTATGGGTTTGTAGGTGCGCTTACCTTATACTTGCTGCGAGTGCTTACATTCCTATCATTCCCGCAAGTTATATTTAACTTCGTCGGATTAACGATATACAATGCGTTCCCAGACAAAGTTGTCTTGAAAGGTTCGCCGTTGCTCGCACCGTTTATCTGTATCAGAATAGTGACGCGCGGAGATTATCCGCAATTGGTAAAAGCAAACGTGAAGAGAAATTTAAACAAGTGTATAGAAACGGGCCTAGAGAACTTTCAAATTGAAGTAGTCAGCGATAAACCTATCGGACTGTCCCCTCATCGAAGGGTTAGAGAAGTCGTCGTGCCGATGAATTATCGCACGAGCAGTGGTGCTTTATTCAAAGCTCGTGCGCTGCAATACTGCTTAGAGACTTCAGTAAACGAATTGGCGGATCACGATTGGATCGTACATCTCGACGAAGAGACTTTATTAACGGAGAATTCTGTTCGTGGAATATTGAATTTCGTATTGGATGGAAAGCATGAATTCGGGCAAGGGCTAATAACATACGCGAATGAAGATGTTATTAATTGGATTACTACTTTAGCAGACAGTTTCAGAGTAGCGGATGATATGGGGAAGTTAAGGTTACAGTTTACTATGTTCCACAGGCCATTCTTCAGCATGAAAGGTTCTTATGTTGTTACACAG ATGGGTGCGGAAAGAGATGTTTCCTTCAACAATGGGTTGGACGGATCCGTTGCAGAGGATTGTTTCTTCGCGATGAAAGCGTATACCAAAGGAtatacgtttaattttatagaTGGCGAAATGTGGGAGAAATCGCCATTCTCATTGTGGGACTTTATACAGCAAAGAAAAAGATGGCTGCAAGGTATATTACTCGTCGTACATTCCAAAGCTATTCCGTTAAATAAAAAGTTGCTGCTGGGCATATCTTGTTATTCGTGGGTAACGATGCCTCTTTCTACTTCGAATATTGTACTAGCTGGAGTATATCCTATTGTCTGCCCGCCGTTGATAGATTTCCTATGCGCTTTCATCGGTGCGGTGAATATTTATATGTACGTTTTCGGAGTAGTTAAATCATTCTCGTTATATCGATTCGGTATTGCCCGATTTATACTGTGTATATGTGGAGCGTTATCAACGATTCCTTTCAATTTGATAATTGAGAATGTTGCTGTCATTTGGGGTTTACTTGGAAAGAAACACAAGTTCTATGTCGTTAAGAAAGAGTACAAAACCACAATGACAGTATAA
- the Eif2bepsilon gene encoding eukaryotic translation initiation factor 2B subunit epsilon: MCTKMGKKNITRAVVLADDFTTNLTPMQNICPSILMPVIDIPLLDYLVETLIKSRIQELSLYCSSHVELIKAYISQKNWSRISISFIISEGCRSLGDALRDIDAKGSIRGSFILIRGDAFTNVDLAAALSNHCTTHNKDKGATMTMLLRNFGSTNDSLLRKEASLVVSDKTSKKVLHYSKLRNGEKKVKLELNWFLDHSEIEINTCFMDTHVYLCSPSVLPLFADNFDFQTMEDFIRGVLMNEEILNSRIYWQQLNSDDYSLPIVSWNAYHTLTRDILNRHSYPLTPNAIPFLKTFIYMPRSTYKHRNATLAKGCRLEEDSVLCQNSTLGNDTNVTRSVIGHNCLVGRNVTIKNSYILSNTKIENNCIITNSVVFPNCMIKEDAKINGCILHPGTSIDNPTEYTDSIVDSRENKICIKQMSEIDMDNEFEFFKDYDTMEYDNYSTDITSSDEASECNSPIPDDTNMFLSEVIDSLLRGFQDKLNCDNLILEINSSRYAYNVSMSEVTYNVIKAILSLPLHYLSEKKETVNNLNYQKTLKIMVTYFHPILVNYVKTEDAQDDCLRAIEEVASTTEELLPFLQHLLHLLYDKDIVSEEKILEWYNDKNMDEFENNKVRAAIQPFIKWLEEAEEDSSGSDDDSTS; encoded by the exons ATGTGCACAAAAATGGGAAAGAAAAATATCACGCGAGCTGTTGTCCTCGCGGACGACTTTACGACAAACCTGACACCGATGCAAAATATATGTCCAAGCATTTTAATGCCGGTTATAGACATACCGCTGTTAGATTATTTAGTGGAGACCCTTATTAAATCTAGAATACAAGAATTATCACTCTATTGTAGCAGCCATGTAGAATTAATAAAAGCATATATAAGTCAGAAAAACTGGTCAAGGATATCGATCTCTTTCATAATATCAGAGGGTTGCAGATCCCTTGGCGATGCGCTGAGAGATATCGATGCGAAAGGCTCGATTCGTGGTAGTTTTATACTTATAAGGGGAGACGCGTTTACTAATGTAGATCTCGCAGCTGCTTTAAGTAATCACTGTACCACGCACAACAAGGATAAAGGCGCAACGATGACTATGCTGCTAAGAAACTTTGGCTCTACGAACGATTCCCTTTTGAGGAAGGAAGCGTCTTTAGTGGTTTCTGACAAAACTAGCAAAAAGGTTCTGCATTATAGTAAATTAAGGAATGGTGAGAAGAAAGTCAAATTGGAATTAAATTGGTTTCTGGATCACAGTGaaattgagattaatacttgctTCATGGATACCCATGTTTATTTATGCTCCCCTTCTGTGCTTCCATTATTCGCCGACAATTTTGATTTTCAA ACAATGGAAGATTTTATCCGAGGAGTATTGATGAacgaagaaatattaaattctcGAATCTATTGGCAACAATTAAATTCTGACGATTATAGTCTGCCGATTGTGTCATGGAATGCATACCATACTCTTACTCGTGATATTTTGAATAGACACAGTTACCCGCTTACGCCAAATGCCATTCCATTCTtgaaaacatttatttatatGCCGAGAAGTACTTATAAACATAGGAATGCCACTCTTGCTAAGGGTTGTAGATTAGAGGAAGACAGCGTACTATGTCAGAATAGTACGCTTGGGAACGACACCAACGTCACAAGATCCGTTATTGGTCACAATTGTTTAGTAGGCCGTAACGTAACGATTAAGAACTCGTATATCTTATCGAAcactaaaattgaaaataactgTATTATCACGAATAGTGTGGTATTTCCAAATTGTATGATCAAAGAAGATGCTAAAATAAATGGGTGTATATTACATCCTGGAACAAGCATTGATAATCCAACAGAGTATACTGATTCTATCGTGGACTCGAGAGAAAATAAGATTTGCATAAAGCAGATGTCTGAGATCGATATGGATAATGAATTTGAGTTTTTTAAGGATTACGACACAATGGAGTACGACAATTATTCCACAGATATAACGAGTAGCGATGAAGCTTCCGAATGCAATTCACCAATTCCAGACGACACAAATATGTTCCTATCTGAAGTTATCGATAGTTTGTTAAGGGGCTTTCAAGATAAATTGAACTGTGATAACTTGATTCTGGAGATAAATTCGTCAAGATACGCGTACAACGTTTCTATGAGCGAAGTAACATATAATGTCATAAAAGCTATATTGAGTTTACCTCTGCATTATCTTTCAGAAAAGAAGGAaactgtaaataatttaaattatcaGAAGACCTTGAAAATTATGGTAACTTACTTCCATCCGATTCTtgtaaattatgttaaaacGGAAGACGCTCAGGATGACTGTTTACGCGCGATAGAAGAAGTTGCCAGCACAACCGAAGAATTATTACCATTCTTACAACATTTGTTGCACCTTCTCTACGACAAAGATATAGTGTCGGAAGAGAAGATTTTAGAATGGTACAATGATAAAAACATGGACGAGTTTGAAAACAACAAAGTAAGAGCTGCGATTCAACCGTTTATTAAGTGGTTAGAAGAAGCTGAAGAAGATTCTAGTGGAAGCGACGATGATAGTACGTCTTGA